The Tenacibaculum jejuense genome includes a window with the following:
- a CDS encoding DUF2256 domain-containing protein translates to MKGVKKQHLPTKICPVCERPFTWRKKWEKNWENVKYCSKKCSNKKQQ, encoded by the coding sequence ATGAAAGGAGTAAAAAAACAACATTTACCCACTAAAATTTGTCCAGTTTGTGAACGACCATTTACATGGAGAAAAAAATGGGAGAAGAACTGGGAAAATGTAAAATATTGTAGTAAAAAATGCAGCAACAAAAAACAGCAATAG